The DNA segment GGGCACTAGCCCCTCAAGCTAGCGCGTCTACCAATTCCGCCATGGTCGCAGCGGGTCTGTGTGGTCCGTGGTTATACGCAAATCCGGGGCCGATGCAAGCGCCCTTGTCAAAAAAGCGACTTGGAACCGCAAGGCCGGACCGCCAACAAAAAACCCGCCAGATGCAGGCGGGTGCTTTGCTTCACGATGACTTCGCCTGATGGTCACTCCCCCTTGAGAGAGTGGTGCGACCGGTAGGACTTGAACCTACACGTCCGTACAGACACTAGCACCTGAAGCTAGCGCGTCTACCAATTCCGCCACGGTCGCATCGGGCGTCGTCGTCGTGGCGGTCTTATAGCCAATCCTTGGCAGGCTTTGCAAGAGGTCTTTTTCATCGGTTCGCAACATTTCTTGAGCCCCCTGGCGCGCCGTTCAGGAAGTCATTGATCCGTAATGAAACGGGGACCGTCGACGCCGATCCACCTCCCCGACGGCGTGGCCAGCGATTGACAGAACCGGCCCTGCCGGGTAATTCTCATCCCACTTTCCGAGGGGGAGTAGTCGACCGCGAGCCACGTGCCCCGGCCGTCCGGAGCAGTCCGGACAGCCCGGGTGACGCAGCCAGACGGATCGCACGTCAACAGACTTGTCTGCCGGCCAAGGCCGGTATCCGGCCCGCGGGCCGGGTCCAGGGCATGGCGTGCGAGCGACGGGACCAGATCCTGACGCCGGCGAGACCTTCGGACACCTGTGCATCGACCGTCGAGATTGACGACGGGCGGCCGGACCGGCCGATGCGCAAGTGTCCGATCGTGCTCGCGGCCCGGGTGTCTGTCCGGGTACGGGTCGATTGCGGTCCGGCCGCCCCGCCCCGGAGGCATTCAGCAATCATGGAAGCGCTCGGCATCTCCACATTGGTGGTGGCCCTGGCAGAAATCGGCGACAAGACCCAGCTTCTGGCGCTGGCGCTGACGCTGCGCTATCGCGCGCCCTGGCCGGTCGCGGCCGGGGTTCTGGTGGCGACCCTCGCCAATCATGCGGTCGCCGGCGCGGTCGGCGCCGCGATCTCGGCACATGTCGATCCCGACTGGATGCGCTGGATCCTGGGGCTGTCGTTCATCGCCATGGGCCTGTGGGTGCTGGTCCCCGACAAGCTGGACGACGACGACGCGCCGAAGGCAACCGCCCGTGGCGCCTTCCTTGCCACCACCCTCACCTTCTTCGTGGTCGAGATCGGCGACAAGACCCAGATCGCCACCGTGGCGCTGGCCGCCGACTACACGCCCCTGATCATGGTGATCGTCGGCACCACGCTGGGCATGATGATCGCCAATCTGCCGGTGGTGTTCCTGGGCGAGCGCATCGCCCGCGCCATTCCGCTGGGCCCGGTGCGCAAGGCGGCGGCGGCGCTGCTGATCGTGCTCGGCATCGTCGCCCTGCTCGATGGCGGTGCCGCCCTCGGCTATTGATCACCGCCCTGAACTTGCCCCTTGCAAGGCCGGAGCCCGCGTCCAACAACTAATGCGCAGACCGGGTGGCAGGCAGCAGCACCCGCGCACAAAGAGCGCGCACAGAGAGCACGAGACAGCGATGGCCGACGGCAGTGCCGCAAGACCGGCGACCGGCGGGCGCGGCATGGCCGCTGCCCGGCACGCGGCCCCGCCCCTCTCGCCCGCCCCGCCCCTCTCACCTGCCCCGGCACTTTCACCCCCGGCACCCTCATCTGTCGCACCGCCGGCGATCCGGCTGCGTGACGCCAACCTAGGCGATATCGGCGCGCTTCTGGCGATCGAGACCGCGTCCTTCATCCACGACCGGATCAGCCGGCGCAGCTTCCGCCATCTGCTGTCGCGCGCCCATGCCGATACCATCGTGGCCGAGGTCAGCGATGCCGGGCGTCCGGTGATCGTCGGCTATGCGATGGTGCTCTATAATGCCGGCACCTCCCTCGCCCGGCTCTATTCCATCGCCACGGCGCCGGACTGGCGTGGACGCGGCATCGGCCGCCACCTGCTCGACGAGGTCGAGACCCGGGCACTGGCGGCCCGGGCGGTATCGGTGCGGCTGGAGGTGCGGGCCGACGCGCCGGCGATCGCCGCCATCTATGAACAGGCCGGCTATCGGCGCTTCGGCCGCTATGTCGCCTATTACGAAGACGAGGTCGATGCGATCCGGATGGAGAAGCCGCTGGTCCGCCGGCTGGATCCCGCGCGCGACCGCATCCCCTATGTCGAACAGAGCCTGCCCTTCACCTGCGGCCCCGCGGCGCTGATCATGGCCATGCACGCGCTGGACCCCAAGCGCGCCACCGGCCCTGAGGAAGAGCTGCGGATCTGGCGCGATGCCACCACCATCTTCATGACGTCCGGCCATGGCGGCTGTTCGCCGCACGGGCTGGCCCTGGCCGGTGCGCGGCGTGGTTTCAGAGTGACGCTGCATATCTCGGGCCAGGGTACGCCTTTTGTCGACGGCGTGCGCAGCCCGGCCAAGAAGCGGGTGATCGAGATGGTGCAGGCCGAATTCGTGCGCGAGATCGCGGTGGAACCCCGCATCACGCTCACCGACCGGCCGGCCACGCTCGACGACATGCGGGCCGCGATCGCGCAGGGCGCGGTGCCACTGCAACTGGTCAGCTCCTGGCGGTTCGATCGCCAGAAGGCGCCGCATTGGGTGGTGGTGATCGCCATCGATGACGGCTTCGTTCATATCCACGACCCGTTCGTCGACCGCGAGGAGCGCCGCGCGCCGATCGACTGTATGCGCATTCCCGTCGCGCGGCGCGATTTCGAACACATGTCCCGCTATGGCCGCGCCGCACTGCGCGCCACGCTGCTCATTTCGGCCCCAGCCACGGAAACCTGACCCCTATGGTTCCGCATATCGTTGTCGTCGACCGCCCTGAGGACATCCCGGCGATCCCCGCGGCCGCCGGTCGCCAGGTGCTGACCGCCCGCGCCTTCATCGACAGCCCGCCACCGGCCGACGCCGCCAGATCAGGTCGCGCGGGCATGCGGGTGATCAACCTGACCCGCGATCACCGCTATCTGTCGCTGGGCT comes from the Tistrella bauzanensis genome and includes:
- a CDS encoding TMEM165/GDT1 family protein yields the protein MEALGISTLVVALAEIGDKTQLLALALTLRYRAPWPVAAGVLVATLANHAVAGAVGAAISAHVDPDWMRWILGLSFIAMGLWVLVPDKLDDDDAPKATARGAFLATTLTFFVVEIGDKTQIATVALAADYTPLIMVIVGTTLGMMIANLPVVFLGERIARAIPLGPVRKAAAALLIVLGIVALLDGGAALGY
- a CDS encoding GNAT family N-acetyltransferase/peptidase C39 family protein, giving the protein MADGSAARPATGGRGMAAARHAAPPLSPAPPLSPAPALSPPAPSSVAPPAIRLRDANLGDIGALLAIETASFIHDRISRRSFRHLLSRAHADTIVAEVSDAGRPVIVGYAMVLYNAGTSLARLYSIATAPDWRGRGIGRHLLDEVETRALAARAVSVRLEVRADAPAIAAIYEQAGYRRFGRYVAYYEDEVDAIRMEKPLVRRLDPARDRIPYVEQSLPFTCGPAALIMAMHALDPKRATGPEEELRIWRDATTIFMTSGHGGCSPHGLALAGARRGFRVTLHISGQGTPFVDGVRSPAKKRVIEMVQAEFVREIAVEPRITLTDRPATLDDMRAAIAQGAVPLQLVSSWRFDRQKAPHWVVVIAIDDGFVHIHDPFVDREERRAPIDCMRIPVARRDFEHMSRYGRAALRATLLISAPATET